The Humulus lupulus chromosome 3, drHumLupu1.1, whole genome shotgun sequence genome window below encodes:
- the LOC133824714 gene encoding apyrase 2-like, whose protein sequence is MSKRPGGGRPLGHDSFGDKIQRYRGIFLLVSVPLLLVTFIVYVMPTRSEYTIANRKVSPTALRSKTSYAVIFDAGSSGSRVHVFNFDGNLDLIPIGGNLELFLQIKPGLSAYADNPRSAAESLIGLLDKAQEAVPKKLRSSTPVRVGATAGLRSLPGDTSERILQEVRDLLRERSSFKLESKDAVSVIDGTQEGSYQWVTINFLLGKLGKKYGDTVGVVDLGGGSVQMAYAISEAAAAKAPKPTEGEDTYVKEMYLKGRKYFLYVHSYLRFGLLAARAEILKVSGDSENPCILGGYDGSFKYGGQTYKASASSSGSSLDECKIITGKALRIRDTCSHMKCTFGGVWNGGGGDGQRNLFVASFFFDRAVEAGFVKRSKPVATVRPSDFEEAAKRACQTKLKDAKSLYPDVDESNLPYICMDLVYQYTLLVDGFGLDPWHEITLVKQVKYNNDLVEAAWPLGSAIEAVSS, encoded by the exons ATGTCTAAGCGACCAGGCGGAGGTCGGCCTCTGGGTCACGATTCTTTCGGGGATAAGATCCAGAGGTACAGAGGGATATTTTTGCTCGTCTCCGTGCCTTTGCTCCTCGTTACCTTTATCGTTTACGTGATGCCGACGCGTTCCGAATACACCATTGCTAACCGCAAGGTTTCGCCTACAGCACTCAGATCCAAGACCTCTTATGCCGTTATCTTTGATGCTGGTAGCTCCGGTAGCCGCGTCCACGTCTTCAATTTTGATGGCAACCTTGATCTGATCCCCATTGGTGGCAATCTCGAGCTATTCTTACAG ATTAAACCAGGACTAAGCGCATATGCTGATAACCCTCGCTCTGCTGCCGAATCTTTGATTGGTCTTCTTGATAAAGCGCAGGAGGCAGTTCCCAAAAAGCTGCGTTCTTCAACTCCAGTTCGAGTTGGG GCTACTGCTGGCTTGAGATCTTTGCCCGGAGATACATCTGAACGCATTTTGCAAGAA GTTAGGGATTTGCTGAGAGAAAGAAGCAGTTTCAAACTTGAGTCAAAGGATGCAGTGTCTGTTATTGATGGAACTCAAGAAGGATCCTACCAATGG GTGACAATAAACTTCTTGCTTGGCAAATTGGGGAAGAAATATGGAGATACAGTTGGAGTTGTTGACCTTGGAGGTGGATCAGTTCAAATGGCTTATGCAATCTCTGAAGCAGCTGCTGCGAAGGCACCAAAACCAACAGAGGGAGAGGACACATATGTGAAGGAAATGTATCTCAAAGGCAGAAAATACTTCCTCTATGTTCACAG TTACTTGCGCTTTGGCCTATTAGCAGCTCGAGCAGAGATTTTGAAGGTTTCTGGAGATTCTGAAAACCCTTGCATTTTGGGTGGCTATGATG gGTCTTTTAAATATGGAGGACAAACATATAAAGCATCAGCTTCCTCATCTGGCTCAAGTTTAGACGAGTGCAAGATAATAACTGGCAAGGCTCTAAGAATAAGAGACACGTGTTCGCACATGAAATGCACATTCGGTGGGGTGTGGAATGGCGGAGGAGGGGATGGACAGAGGAATCTTTTCGTTGCTTCATTTTTCTTCGACAGGGCAGTTGAG GCTGGTTTCGTCAAGCGCAGTAAACCTGTAGCCACTGTTCGTCCTTCAGATTTTGAAGAGGCAGCCAAGCGAGCTTGCCAAACTAAACTCAAAGATGCAAAATCTTTATATCCAGATGTGGACGAGTCTAACTTGCCATACATTTGCATGGACCTCGTTTACCAGTACACCTTGCTTGTCGATGGTTTCG GTCTGGATCCTTGGCATGAGATCACGTTGGTGAAACAAGTTAAATACAACAATGACTTGGTTGAAGCAGCATGGCCTCTAGGCAGTGCCATAGAGGCCGTATCGTCGTGA